From Excalfactoria chinensis isolate bCotChi1 chromosome 4, bCotChi1.hap2, whole genome shotgun sequence, one genomic window encodes:
- the FBXO8 gene encoding F-box only protein 8 translates to MGQGLWRVARNQQLQHQGFSGQGYLTREHGRRIATNNVSNTSHRKQAQGGIDIYHLLKTRKSKEQEGFINLEMLPPELSFTILSYLNATDLCLASCVWQDLANDELLWQGLCKSTWGHCSIYNKNPPLGFSFRKLYMQLDEGSLTFNANPDEGVNYFMSKGILDDSPKEIAKFIFCTRTLNWKKLRIYLDERRDVLDDLVTLHNFRNQFLPNALREFFRHIHAPEERGEYLETLITKFSHRFCACNPDLMRELGLSPDAVYVLCYSLILLSIDLTSPHVKNKMSKREFIRNTRRAAQNISEDFVGHLYDNIYLIGHVAA, encoded by the exons ATGGGTCAGGGACTCTGGAGGGTTGCTAGGAACCAGCAGCTGCAACACCAAGGATTCAGTGGACAAGGCTATCTTACCAGGGAGCATGGTAGGAGAATAGCTACTAACAATGTCTCCAATACAAGCCACCGGAAACAAGCCCAAGGAGGCATTGACATCTACCACCTGCTTAAGACAAGAAAATCAAAAGAACAAGAAGGATTTATTAACTTGGAAATGCTGCCACCAGAGCTTAGTTTTACCATTTTGTCGTACCTGAATGCAACTGATCTCTGTCTAGCATCATGTGTTTGGCAGGATCTTGCTAATGATGAGCTTCTTTGGCAAGg GTTGTGCAAATCCACTTGGGGTCACTGTTCTATATACAATAAGAATCCACCTCTaggattttcttttagaaaactGTATATGCAGCTAGATGAGGGCAGTCTCACCTTTAATGCCAACCCTGATGAG GGAGTCAACTACTTTATGTCCAAGGGCATACTAGATGATTCACCAAAGGAAATAGCTAAGTTTATCTTTTGCACAAGAACACTAAATTGGAAGAAGCTGAGAATCTATCTTGATGAAAG GCGAGATGTTTTGGATGACCTTGTGACACTGCACAACTTCAGAAATCAGTTCTTGCCAAATGCACTGAGAGAGTTCTTCAGACATATTCATGCCCCCGAGGAGCGCGGGGAGTACCTTGAGACTCTCATAACGAAGTTCTCTCACAGATTCTGTGCTTGTAACCCTGATTTGATGAGAGAGCTTGGCCTTAGCCCTG ATGCAGTTTATGTACTGTGTTACTCTTTGATTCTTCTTTCCATTGATCTAACCAGCCCTCATGTGAAGAACAAAATGTCAAAGAGAGAATTCATCCGAAATACACGACGAGCTGCACAGAATATTAGCGAAGATTTTGTAGGGCACCTTTATGACAACATCTACCTTATTGGCCACGTGGCTGCCTGA